One genomic segment of Pandoraea sputorum includes these proteins:
- a CDS encoding LysR family transcriptional regulator, translating into MHQFDAMRIFVRVTETGSFTQAADSLGLPRASVSNAIKQLETKLGTRLLHRTTRRVQLTQDGQACLERCKDLLADVEEWETMFVARDEALTGRLRVDLPATLARTTVIPALPTFLAQHPALRVELSSTDRRVDLVREGFDCVLRVGAVADSTLIARPLGHMRQINVASPAYLERHGVPTTLDDLSQHRLIHYTTTLGTRPAGWEYFDGERYAQWPMEGVLTVNNADAYQAACVAGLGFIQAPEGGVRGLIAEGKLQEVMPEFQAEPLAVSLLYANRRHLPRRAQAFMNWLAELLTPRL; encoded by the coding sequence ATGCATCAGTTCGACGCCATGCGCATTTTCGTGCGCGTTACCGAAACCGGCAGTTTCACACAGGCCGCCGACAGCCTCGGCCTGCCGCGCGCGAGCGTCTCCAATGCCATCAAGCAACTCGAAACGAAGCTGGGCACGCGCCTGTTGCATCGAACCACGCGACGCGTACAACTGACGCAGGACGGTCAGGCGTGCCTCGAACGATGCAAGGACCTGCTTGCGGACGTGGAAGAGTGGGAGACGATGTTCGTGGCGCGCGATGAAGCGCTTACCGGTCGCCTGAGGGTCGATCTGCCCGCGACGCTCGCCCGCACGACCGTCATCCCGGCGCTGCCCACGTTTCTCGCGCAGCATCCGGCGCTGCGGGTGGAGTTGTCGAGCACCGACCGCCGCGTCGATCTGGTGCGCGAGGGGTTCGACTGCGTGTTGCGCGTGGGCGCGGTCGCCGACTCCACGCTGATCGCGCGGCCATTGGGTCATATGCGTCAGATCAATGTGGCAAGTCCTGCGTATCTCGAACGTCACGGCGTGCCGACGACGCTGGACGACCTGAGCCAGCACCGTCTGATCCATTACACGACCACCCTCGGCACGCGTCCCGCAGGCTGGGAGTATTTCGACGGCGAGCGCTATGCGCAGTGGCCCATGGAAGGCGTGCTGACGGTGAACAACGCCGACGCCTATCAGGCTGCCTGCGTCGCCGGACTCGGCTTCATACAAGCGCCCGAAGGCGGCGTGCGCGGCCTCATCGCAGAGGGCAAGTTGCAGGAGGTGATGCCGGAATTTCAGGCGGAGCCGCTGGCCGTCTCGCTGCTGTACGCGAACCGGCGTCACCTGCCACGTCGTGCGCAAGCCTTCATGAACTGGCTTGCGGAACTGCTGACGCCGCGCTTGTAG
- a CDS encoding type 1 glutamine amidotransferase domain-containing protein has protein sequence MNILMVLTSHDRLGDTGKKTGFWLEEFASPYYVFIDEGLTVTLASPAGGQPPLDPKSDEPDAQTESTRRFREDPDAQKALASTLKLADVKADDYDAVFYPGGHGPLWDLAQDPHSIHLIEAFERAGKAIGFVCHAPGVLRQVRAANGEPLVRGRHVTGFTNDEEAAVGLTDVVPFLVEDELKRLGGLYEKGGNWESHVVGDGRLVTGQNPASSEEAARTVLAMMEPRLP, from the coding sequence ATGAACATCCTGATGGTTCTGACCTCGCACGACCGCCTGGGCGACACGGGCAAGAAGACGGGCTTCTGGCTCGAAGAATTCGCCTCGCCCTACTACGTATTCATCGACGAAGGGCTCACCGTTACGCTCGCTTCGCCGGCCGGTGGCCAGCCGCCACTCGACCCCAAGAGCGACGAGCCTGACGCGCAAACGGAATCCACCCGGCGCTTTCGCGAAGACCCCGACGCGCAGAAGGCGCTCGCCAGCACGCTCAAACTCGCCGACGTCAAAGCCGACGACTACGACGCTGTCTTCTATCCCGGTGGCCACGGCCCGCTCTGGGATCTTGCGCAAGACCCGCACTCCATTCACCTCATCGAAGCCTTCGAGCGCGCGGGCAAGGCCATCGGCTTTGTTTGTCATGCCCCGGGCGTGCTGCGTCAGGTGCGTGCCGCGAACGGCGAACCGCTCGTGCGCGGACGCCACGTCACCGGCTTCACCAACGACGAAGAGGCCGCCGTCGGCCTCACCGACGTCGTGCCGTTCCTCGTGGAAGACGAACTCAAGCGGCTGGGTGGGCTATACGAGAAAGGCGGCAACTGGGAATCCCATGTTGTCGGCGACGGACGCCTCGTCACCGGGCAGAACCCTGCCTCATCGGAAGAGGCCGCACGCACGGTGCTGGCGATGATGGAACCGCGCCTGCCATGA
- a CDS encoding glutathione S-transferase family protein produces MQLIGMLDSPYVRRTAICLKLLGLAFEHRSLSVFSTFDAFAAINPVVKAPTLVTDDGTVLMDSTLILQYLESLVDPAQRLVPVDPAERVRALRLTGLALAACEKSVQLVYERELRPSEKRHTPWTDRVRTQVHAAFHELELELAQVPILATPEQIGEHGVAVAVAWRFHQLLLPEVDFGAEFPEIANFSAQAEALPAFRETPPI; encoded by the coding sequence ATGCAGTTGATCGGAATGCTGGATTCGCCGTACGTGCGTCGTACGGCGATTTGCCTGAAGTTGCTCGGGCTTGCCTTCGAGCACCGTTCGTTGTCGGTGTTCAGCACCTTCGACGCGTTTGCCGCGATCAATCCGGTCGTCAAGGCACCGACGCTCGTGACCGACGACGGCACGGTACTCATGGACTCGACCCTCATCCTCCAGTACCTGGAATCGCTGGTCGATCCGGCGCAGCGGCTGGTGCCTGTCGACCCTGCTGAGCGTGTGCGCGCGTTGCGTCTGACGGGACTGGCGCTGGCGGCCTGCGAGAAGTCGGTGCAGTTGGTGTACGAGCGCGAACTGCGTCCGAGCGAGAAGCGGCATACGCCGTGGACAGACCGTGTGCGCACCCAAGTGCACGCGGCGTTTCACGAGCTGGAACTGGAGTTAGCGCAGGTGCCCATCCTGGCAACGCCGGAGCAGATTGGCGAGCATGGCGTGGCAGTGGCCGTGGCGTGGCGTTTCCATCAGTTGCTGCTGCCGGAAGTCGACTTCGGCGCGGAGTTTCCCGAGATCGCCAACTTCTCGGCGCAGGCCGAGGCGCTGCCCGCGTTTCGCGAGACGCCACCGATCTGA
- a CDS encoding VOC family protein has protein sequence MQVHSYLFFEGRCEEAIDFYEKTLGARRGMLMRYGESPEKCPEGMLPPGSDNKIMHGEFFIGESMVMASDGMVSGKPKFEGFSLSVDFTEVGAAEKAFHALAEGGSVNMPLGETFFAKTFGMVKDRFGMNWMVIVPKEMPKG, from the coding sequence ATGCAAGTTCATTCCTATCTGTTTTTCGAAGGTCGTTGTGAAGAAGCCATTGATTTCTACGAAAAGACGCTGGGCGCACGACGCGGCATGCTGATGCGTTACGGCGAAAGTCCGGAAAAGTGCCCTGAAGGCATGCTGCCACCGGGCAGCGACAACAAGATCATGCACGGCGAGTTCTTCATCGGCGAATCGATGGTGATGGCCTCGGACGGCATGGTGAGCGGCAAGCCGAAGTTCGAGGGCTTCTCGCTGTCGGTCGACTTCACGGAAGTCGGCGCTGCCGAAAAGGCGTTCCACGCGCTGGCTGAGGGTGGTTCGGTCAACATGCCGCTCGGCGAGACGTTCTTCGCGAAAACGTTCGGGATGGTCAAGGACCGTTTCGGCATGAACTGGATGGTGATCGTGCCCAAGGAAATGCCGAAGGGCTGA
- a CDS encoding ABC transporter permease: MNFYAMKAIYNFEMARTRRTLMQSIISPVISTSLYFVVFGAAIGSRIPEIEGVPYGAFIVPGLIMLSLLTQSVTNASFGIYFPRFTGTIYEVLSAPVSYMEIVCAYVGAAATKSIILGVIMLGTAALFVPLRIEHPIWMIFFLVLTAVTFSLLGFIIGIWADGFEKLQLVPLLIITPLTFLGGSFYSTSILPPFWRAVTLFNPVVYLISGFRWSFYGLADVSVAVSLGMTLLFLAIFLAVVAWMFKTGYRLKS; this comes from the coding sequence ATGAATTTCTACGCCATGAAGGCGATCTACAACTTCGAGATGGCACGCACGCGTCGCACGCTGATGCAAAGCATCATCTCGCCGGTCATCTCGACCTCGCTGTACTTTGTGGTGTTCGGCGCGGCGATCGGTTCGCGCATTCCGGAAATCGAAGGCGTGCCGTACGGTGCGTTCATCGTGCCGGGCCTGATCATGCTCTCACTGCTCACGCAGAGTGTGACGAACGCCTCGTTCGGCATTTATTTCCCACGCTTTACCGGCACGATCTACGAGGTGCTTTCCGCACCGGTGTCCTACATGGAGATCGTGTGCGCGTACGTGGGTGCGGCGGCGACCAAGTCGATCATTCTCGGGGTCATCATGCTGGGCACGGCCGCGTTGTTCGTGCCGTTGCGCATCGAACATCCGATCTGGATGATCTTCTTCCTCGTGCTCACCGCAGTAACGTTCAGCCTGCTCGGTTTCATCATCGGCATCTGGGCCGATGGCTTCGAGAAGCTGCAACTCGTACCGTTGCTCATCATCACGCCGCTCACGTTCCTTGGCGGCAGCTTCTACTCGACGAGCATCCTGCCGCCGTTCTGGCGCGCTGTGACGCTGTTCAACCCTGTCGTGTATCTCATCAGCGGTTTTCGCTGGAGCTTTTACGGACTGGCAGATGTGAGCGTCGCCGTGAGTCTTGGCATGACGCTGTTGTTCCTGGCGATCTTCCTCGCCGTCGTCGCATGGATGTTCAAGACGGGCTATCGCCTGAAGAGCTGA
- a CDS encoding TetR/AcrR family transcriptional regulator: MTEQETTTGPARATYRHGDLRRALLEAGIALARDGGPDAVILREATRRAGVVPNAAYRHFANRQDLLDAVRAAALAELATGIEHEQAMIDAATMPDGVSRSRAVLRAVGIGYLHFARRQPGLFRTAFAPSENVRSAGGPEKAGASGLNPFELLGAALDGMVAAGIIDAAQRPGAEYLAWSAVHGLAVLVIDGPLRDLPDDQVDALGQRLVAMVEKGL, from the coding sequence ATGACAGAACAAGAAACAACGACCGGGCCGGCGCGCGCGACATACCGCCACGGCGACCTGCGCCGGGCGTTGCTGGAAGCGGGGATCGCGCTGGCGCGCGATGGGGGGCCGGACGCGGTGATCCTACGTGAGGCGACGCGTCGCGCCGGGGTCGTTCCCAATGCCGCTTACCGGCATTTCGCCAATCGTCAGGATTTGCTTGATGCGGTGCGCGCGGCGGCACTCGCCGAGCTGGCGACGGGGATCGAGCACGAGCAGGCGATGATCGACGCGGCAACGATGCCGGATGGTGTGTCTCGCTCACGCGCCGTGCTTCGCGCGGTGGGCATTGGGTATCTGCATTTTGCGCGGCGGCAGCCGGGGTTGTTCCGTACGGCGTTTGCGCCGTCCGAGAACGTGCGTTCGGCAGGCGGGCCGGAGAAGGCTGGCGCGAGCGGCCTGAATCCGTTCGAGTTGTTGGGGGCGGCGCTCGACGGCATGGTCGCGGCGGGCATCATCGACGCAGCGCAGCGGCCCGGCGCGGAGTATCTGGCCTGGTCGGCGGTACATGGTCTCGCCGTGCTAGTCATCGACGGTCCGTTGCGCGATTTGCCCGATGATCAGGTCGATGCGCTCGGGCAGCGGCTCGTCGCGATGGTGGAGAAGGGGCTGTAA
- a CDS encoding GNAT family N-acetyltransferase → MSTVSSVQVRRLVPADALAFQALRLSGLQAHPEAFGSSYAEEKDWPLERVREWLTVRPDTGVFGAFENERLVGVVGLGRQTRANFAHVGFLWGMYVHTAAVGRGVGRALLDAALALARSQPGLRHLTLQVNADNRAALALYQSFGFVEIGREPDAMRVGNGFCDDIRMYLPIATR, encoded by the coding sequence ATGAGCACGGTGTCGTCGGTTCAGGTGCGTCGGCTCGTTCCTGCCGACGCACTCGCCTTTCAGGCATTGCGTCTTTCCGGCTTGCAGGCGCATCCGGAGGCGTTCGGGTCGAGCTATGCCGAAGAAAAGGACTGGCCGCTCGAACGTGTGCGCGAGTGGCTGACAGTGCGCCCGGATACGGGCGTTTTTGGTGCATTCGAAAACGAACGGCTTGTGGGCGTAGTCGGTCTGGGACGTCAGACACGCGCGAACTTCGCGCACGTCGGCTTCCTTTGGGGAATGTACGTCCATACGGCCGCTGTCGGGCGCGGCGTTGGCCGAGCGCTCCTCGACGCCGCCCTTGCCCTCGCACGCTCGCAGCCGGGACTGCGCCATCTCACACTTCAGGTGAACGCCGACAATCGTGCGGCGCTTGCGCTCTACCAGTCGTTCGGCTTCGTGGAGATCGGCCGCGAGCCAGACGCCATGCGCGTAGGCAACGGCTTCTGCGACGACATTCGCATGTATCTGCCGATTGCCACGCGCTGA
- a CDS encoding ABC transporter ATP-binding protein, protein MPSVISIQNLSKTYATGFQALKNINLEIQRGEIFALLGPNGAGKTTLISTICGIVRPTSGTVTVDGHDIVTDYRAAREAIGLVPQELTTDSFESVWATVSFSRGLFGKPANPAHIEKVLRSLSLWEKKDSRIMQLSGGMKRRVLIAKALSHEPRVLFLDEPTAGVDVELRRDMWRLVQSLRETGVTVILTTHYIEEAEEMADRVGIITGGQITLVQEKTELMRHMGSKQLALQLTEPVSAVPDALAAYGLTLGNNGTELVFTYDANIEQTSIASLLRDMERAGISVKDLHTTQSSLEDIFVSLVHRKEG, encoded by the coding sequence ATGCCATCCGTGATCTCTATCCAGAATCTGTCGAAGACGTACGCGACAGGATTCCAGGCGCTCAAGAACATCAACCTGGAAATCCAGCGCGGCGAGATCTTCGCCCTGCTCGGCCCGAACGGCGCCGGCAAAACGACCCTTATCAGCACCATCTGCGGCATCGTGCGACCGACCTCGGGCACGGTGACGGTCGACGGTCACGACATCGTCACGGACTACCGTGCGGCGCGTGAAGCCATCGGCCTTGTCCCGCAGGAGCTGACCACCGACTCGTTCGAATCGGTGTGGGCCACCGTCTCCTTCTCGCGCGGCCTGTTCGGCAAGCCCGCGAATCCGGCGCACATCGAGAAGGTGTTGCGCTCGCTCTCGCTGTGGGAGAAGAAGGACAGCCGCATCATGCAGCTCTCGGGCGGCATGAAGCGACGCGTGCTGATCGCCAAGGCGCTCTCGCACGAGCCACGCGTGCTGTTCCTCGATGAGCCCACGGCCGGTGTGGACGTCGAACTGCGGCGCGACATGTGGCGTCTCGTGCAGTCGCTGCGCGAGACCGGCGTGACCGTGATCCTCACCACGCACTACATCGAAGAGGCCGAGGAAATGGCCGACCGCGTGGGCATCATTACCGGCGGTCAGATTACGCTCGTGCAGGAGAAGACCGAACTGATGCGGCATATGGGCAGCAAGCAGCTCGCGTTGCAACTGACCGAGCCAGTCTCCGCCGTCCCCGACGCACTGGCCGCGTACGGCCTCACGCTCGGCAACAACGGCACCGAACTCGTGTTCACGTACGACGCCAACATCGAGCAGACGTCCATCGCCTCGCTGCTTCGCGACATGGAGCGCGCCGGCATATCGGTGAAGGATCTGCACACGACGCAAAGCTCGCTCGAAGACATCTTCGTCTCGCTCGTGCACAGGAAAGAAGGATGA